Below is a window of Leucobacter sp. Psy1 DNA.
TCAGCCGACCCCGGTGATGGAGTCGCCGACGGGGACGGCTCGGCGGACCCGGATGACGGGTCGACGGATCCGGGCGACGGGTCGTCTGACCCCGGGGACGACTCATCCGATCCTGACGGCGAGGCAGATGGGGCAGTCGGGACGACCACGACGGTCACCGCGGCGAAAGCGAAGATCACCGAGGGTGACGAGCTGCGCATCCGAGCAGCCGTGACACCCCGGGAGGCCGTGGGCAGCGTCCAGTTCGCATTCGGTCAGGAGAAACTCGGGAACCCCGTCGAGGTGGCAGGCGGGGCAGCTGGGCTGACGACCTCCGCACTTCCCGAAGGCACCCATCAGATCACCGCGACGTTCGTCCCGAAGGATCCGAAAGCGTTCGCCGAGTCGACGTCCGATCCGGACGAGGTCGTCGTCGGGAAGAAGCAGGAGGGCCCCGTCGAGACCATTGTCGAAGCGGCGACACTCGACTGGGGTGTGAAAGCGTCCTTCCGCAGTTACCTGCAGGGCCCCATCGCGCACGGCACGATCGACCTCCTCGGCGCGACGACCAGCGATGACGAGAACATGCGGCCGAAGGATCGCGAGTTCCACTGGACCGGTGGAGCGGGCGAGGCGATGTCCGACGGCAGTTCGGCCGATGTGACCTTTGGTGCCGAAGACGGCGTCGCCTTCACCGGACACGAGATGACGGTCGACGGCACGACGGCCCCGGCGTTGGACATGCGGTTCACGAAACCTCGCGTGAAGTTCACGGCGTCGGGCGAGGGGACGCTGTACCTCGACGTGAAGAGTCGAGAGTTCACGAGCATGACGGAGATCAGCGACAAGTTCTTCGAAGCGGAGAACGTGTCGTTTGCGAAGCTGGATCTCTCGGCACCTCAGGTCCACGGCACAACATACACGTGGTCCGAAGCCGAGGCGACGCTCACTGAGCAGGGAGCCGAGGCGTTCGGCGGCTTCTACGACGCAGGCGTCGAGCTCGATCCCGTGACCTTCACGGCGGATCTCGGCGAGTCCACCGGTCCTGTACCCACCCCGAAGTCCACGAAGACGACGCTCTCGGCATCGCGCGACTCTATCGTGGAAGGGAACGAGGTCACGCTCACGGCAGCCGTCGCTCCTGCCGCCGTTCAGGGGACGGTGCAGTTCACGCACGGCACGCAGAGCCTTGGAACGAGCGACGTGAAGAACGGTAAGGCGTCGGTCAAGACCAGGGCTCTGCCCGTCGGGGAGCAGACGATCACGGCGACCTTCACTCCTACCGATTCGCGGGCGTACCAGCGCTCCACTGGGACCACTCTGATCTCGGTGGGGCAGAAGGGCTCCGGAACGATCGGCACGATGAGCTGGGGTGTGAAGGAGAGCTTCCAGAAGTACGTCACCGGTCCGATCGCCCACGGCTCGGTGTCGGCGAGAGCGGGCGCGTCGCAGAAGTCGAAGGGCGACCCGTTCGTGTTCCGTCAGGTGGAGAAGAGCAACTGGAACTCGTCCACCGGCCGAGGCACTGTCGAGTACGCCGGAGCAGTGCAGTTCACGGGTCACGAGATGGAAGGCGGCCACGCGCTCAACCTGACCTTCCTCAACCCGCGCATCACGGTCACCTCGGCGACGACCGCGCAGCTCATCTTCGACGTCAAGGGACTCAAGTTCGAGGGGATGGACCAGGTCGGCGGCGCCCTCGACATGAAGAACGTCGTGATGGCGAACGTCAAGCTCGGCTCTCCGCAGCAGTCCGGCGGAACGGCCACCTGGAGCAACGCATCTGCGACGCTCACGAAGCAGGGCGCCGAAGCGTTCGGCGGCTTCTACGAGGCAGGTGTGGCGCTCGACCCCGTCACGTTCACCGTGGGCGAGAACGACCCGAACCTCGAGAAGGCCGGAGCGGAGACGCCGCAGACGCCGAAGGCCTCGAAGCAGGGACCGGCAGCGCGTGCCGCCGGCGCTGCCGGTGGAGGCGGCAGCGCCGGATCCCTCACGTGGGGCGTCTCGAAGTACTTCGCGGACTACACGAGCAAGAAGTCCGGCTCGGGGTGCCCCACTCCTTCGAAGCACTGCGCCGGCGGGTCGATCGAGACCACCGGCGTCGGGAGCGGATGGCTGTTCCCGCAGGCCGAGGGGAGCAGCTGGGACAAGAGCAGTCAGACCGGAACGGTCAAGTTCTCCGGCATCGTATCTTTCAAGGGGTACGGCATGACCATGTTCCAGGTGGCGAACCCGTCGATCACGGTGAACAGTGCGTCGTCTGCGACGCTGCACACGGGCAACACGACGTCGTACGGCAAGTCGTCGTACTCGCTCGATCTCTCCAGTGCCAGCAAGGCGGTCGGGCCGAACGGAGAGGTGACCTGGAGCAACGTGCCGGTGAGGGGATCGCTGATGGGGATCAGCGCCTCCCAGACCATCGGCTTCGACGACCTGACCTTCACGGTGGGGGATCCGAGCAGGGTCTCCTACGGCGCGACGCAGGACGGCGGTGACAAGAAGCAGTACACCGCTGCCGCCACGCCCCCGACCACCGAGGGGCTCGAGATCCTCACGCCCGAGGACAAGATCCGCGAGGGCGGCCGTATCGAGGCTCAGGCGTCCGGTTTCGAACCCGAGGACGAGGGGGTGCTCGTCGTGCTCTACACCGACCCGGTGCAGGGCGAGCCGATCGTGCTCGACGACGAGGCCACTGCGGACGAGAGCGGCGTCGTGAAGTGGTCAGGCACTCTCCCGAAGCAGGGGACAGGGAACCACGTCCTCACCCTCCAGGGCAGCAGCGACGCCGGAGCGAAGATCACGATCCTCGATGCCGCTGAGAACTCCTCCGCGCAGGCGGTCGGCGCCGCCGCAGCAGATGGCTCGAACGCCGGCGGCGGACCGCTCCCTGATCTCCTCCGCGCTGCCGGTCTGGCGCCGTGGGAATGGTGGGTGAGCGCGGGATCGATGGTCGCGATCGCCGCCTGCACCTCCGTCCTCGTGGTCCGCCAGCGTCGTGAACTCGCCGGCATGCCCGCGCCGGCGCCGGCCTGACCCGTGCCGGTTCGACAACTCAGATATTCTCTACGAGGAGGAACATTCGTGATCTCACGCCCCGTATCCCGCATCGGTGGAGCGCTGCTCGGCGCATCATTCGCCGTGGCGCTCGCCGCCGTGCCCACCGCGGCATCCGCGGTCCCGCACGTCGCTCAGGAGGCAGCTGCGGGGTGCGAAGTCAGTGGCGGGACCCTTTCATGGGGACTGAAGGAGAGCTTCCGCTCCTACATCAGCGGGACGATCGCCAACGGCTCGTGGGAGACCTCGAGCGGGGCCGGCTACGAGACCCCGAACTTCCAGTGGGGCGACGCGTCCGGGTCCATCGAGCCTGAGACCGGTACCGGTGCCGTCAGCTTCACGGGGACGGTGCACTTCACCGGACATGACGGGGTGCTCGACCTCACGCTCGCGAACCCGACGATCGAGTTCGAGGGCGACGGCAAGGCGGCGCTCCTGCTCGACGCGAAGAGCACCGACATGGAGGGCGAGGTCGCCGTCGATGAGGAGCAGGAGTGGGTCGGAGACCTGACCGTGCAGAGCCAGGTCGTTCCGAGTGACGACGCGCTCGAACTCGCCGACATGCCCGCCGAACTGACGAACTCCGGCGCTGGAGCGTTCGTCGGCTTCTACGAGGCCGGGGCCGAACTCGATCCGGTGTCCGTGAGCCTCGAGTTCTCCGGGTGCGATGCGGCTACGGTGTCCGCTCCGACCGAACCGGCCGCGGGCCAGGACGACGCCGGACAGGACGACACCGAGACGCAGGCTGTCGTTGCGCCCGCCCCAGCGATCCCCTGGCTGCCGATCGGCATCGGCGGCGTTGCGCTGCTCGTCATCGGCTTCACCGTCGGCATGCTGGTCGGCGGTCGGAAGCCGAAGCCGCAGCCGCAGTCGCAGCCGCGGCAGACTCCCGCGCCGGAGGGAGAGGAGCGATGACCATGCGTTCGCGATCGCGCACGCTCGGCCGCCTCCGGGGCCGGCACCGCGCCGCGGCAGGGGTCGCCGGCGCGCTCGCCGCCGCGCTCGTACTCGTCGGCTGCTCGGGGAGTCCGCAGGGAACGCCGAATACTGCAGGCGGGTCGCAGCAGCCGCTCAGCGCACTGGACGTGCTCGACGATCCTCGCAGTTACGAAGGGCCTTCGACCGCGGTGCTGCCTGACTCGGCGATCGAGCCGATCTCCGACAGCCCTGAGCAGCAGCTGCCATCGACCGTGACCTCCCAGGTCCAGGGCGGCGGCGAAGAGCAGGTCACGGTGGAATCCACCGACCGCGTGGTCGCGCTCGATCTCGCGGGCTCGATCGCCGCGAGCGCGTGGGCTCTCGGGTTCGGGGAGACGCTCGTCGGGAAGGACCAGTCGACGACCTTCCCTGGCACCGAAGACATCGATACCGTGACCTCCGGCGGGCACACCGTGAACGCCGAAGCCGTGATCGGCTTGAAACCGGACGTCGTGATCACGGACGGAACGATCGGACCGCGCGATGTGATCGAGCAGCTCAGGGACGTCGGGATCACCGTAGTGTTCGTCGAGAACGATCCATCCTTTGAGGGCGCCGAAAGCCTGGTGCAGCAGGTGGCGGCCGTCTACGGAGCCGAGGCTGCCGGCGCGCAGCTCGCCGAGCGGATCGGCGACGAGGTGGATGCAAAAATCGCGGAGATCGCCGAGATGGTGCCGGCTGCGGAAGGGGACCGGGTGCGGATCCTGTTCCTCTACCTCAGGGGGAACGCCGGGGTGTACTACATGTTCGGATCGGAATCCGGCGCGGATCAGCTGATCCAGGCACTCGGAGGCGTGGATGTCGCAGGCGAACTCGGCTGGACGGGAATGAAGCCGATGACCGACGAGGCACTCGTCTCGGCGAATCCCGACCTGATCCTGACCATGACCGGTGGAATCGAATCGGTCGGAGGGGTGGACGGGCTGGTGCAGGAGAAACCGGCGATCGCGGTCACCGCTGCGGGTGAGCACCGTCGCGTGGTCGACATGGACGACGGCGCGGTGCTGTCGTTCGGGCCCCGCTCGGCCGAGGTGATCGACGCGCTGGCACGAGCGATCTACGCCCCGGCATCCGGATCCGAGGCCCCGTGACGGACCTCGCAGCGCGGGCCCCGCAGCGACCGGTGAAGCGCTCCGGGCGCGGCGCATGGGTCGTGGTCGTCACCTCGGTGCTGCTCGTCGTCGGCGTGCTGCTCTCGGCAGGACTGGGGCAACTGCCCATCGGTCCGGCGGAGGTCGTCGGGTCGATCCTGAAGGCGATCGGGATCGACAACGCCTGGGCCCCCCACGATCGCCTGATCGAGCAAACGCTGTGGCAGATCCGATTCCCGCGGGTGATGATGTCGCTGCTCGTCGGTGCCGCGCTCGCCGTCGCGGGCGGTGTGATGCAGGCCATCTTCGGCAATCCGCTCGCCGAGCCGGGTGTCGTCGGCGTCTCCTCGGGGGCGGCGCTCGGCGCGGCCGGCGCCATCACGTTCGGGCTCTCCGTCTTCGGCGGGTGGACGATCGCCGCGTTCGCGTTCCTCGGCGGTCTCGCCGCCACGCTCGTCGTCTACGCGACGGCGCGCGCCCAGGGACGCACGGAGGTCGTCACCCTCCTCCTCACGGGCATCGCCGTCAACGCCTTCGCCGGGGCCGGGCTCGCGCTGATCATGTTCGCGGGGGACACCGCGAGTCGTGAGCAGATCGTGTTCTGGCAGCTCGGCTCCATCAACGGATCACGTTGGAACGAGGTCGCGATCGTCGCCATCGTCGGTGTTGTCGCCGCTGCCGTGTCGCTCAAGCTCGCACCGCAGTACGATCTGCTTTCACTCGGCGACCGCACGGCGTCGCACCTCGGGGTGAAAGTGGAGCGCCTGCGCATCTGGTCGGTCGTGCTCGTCGCGCTGCTCACCGGCGTCGGTGTCGCGTTCGTCGGCATCATCGCATTCGTCGGACTCGTGGTGCCGCACCTGGTGCGCATGATCCTCGGACCGGCGCACCGCTGGCTGCTCATCTGCTCGATCATCGGGGGCGCGACGCTGCTCGTCTACGCCGATCTGCTCGCGCGCACCATCGTCCCGTCGGCAGACCTGCCGATCGGAATGCTCACGTCGCTCGTCGGCGGGCCGTTCTTCTACTGGCTCATCCGCAGGAACCGTCGGCGCGCGGGAGGCTGGGCATGAACGGGGCAGCGCAGCAGCTGATCTCGGCGAGCTATCGGGCGGGGCGGATCCGGATCGTCGACGCGGTCTCCATGGACGTACGGTACGGCGAGGTGCTCGCCCTCGTCGGCCCGAACGGCGCGGGCAAGTCGACGGTGCTCGGACTCCTCTCTGGCGATATCTCGCCGACCGAGGGCACGGTCGCGCTCGACGGTCGCCCGCTGCACGAGTGGGACGCCAAGGAGCTGGCCCGCGTGCGCGCCGTGCTGCTGCAGGCGAACCAGGTCGCCTTCTCCTTCACGGCGCAGCAGGTCATCGAGATGGGACGAGCGCCGTGGATGGGGACGGAACGGGCGGATGATGACGCCGCCGCCATCGCCGATGCCGTCGCGGTCACCGACGTCGCGCATCTCACGGACCGCATGTTCCCGACGCTCTCAGGCGGGGAGAAAGCCCGGGTATCGCTGGCGCGCGTCCTGGCGCAGGAGACCCGCATCGTGCTGCTCGACGAGCCGACGGCAGCGCTCGATCTGCGCCACCAGGAGGAGGTGCTGCGCATTTCCCGGCGCCTGGCGGCCGCGGGGAAGGCGGTGATCGTGGTGCTCCACGACCTGTCGCTCGCCGCCGCCTACGCCGACGAGATCGCGATCCTCGCCGACGGTGCGCTCGCGGCGCGCGGGACGCCGGAGGAAGTGCTCACGGCCGAGCGCATCGAGACGGTGTACGGCACCTCCGTCCGCGTGATGCCGGATCCGGACACCGGTCGCCCCGTCGTGATTCCGCGTCGAGCCTGGTGAGCGGGTCGGGAGCGGATCGAGGTGCCGCGCTGAGGGGTCATCGAGCGAGCACCTGTATTCTGGTGCGCAGGTCCGACGGCGCACGAGCCCGCACGGACCGTCAGAGAACCTCGAGAGGATCCGCGTGAGTCAACCACCCCGCGACGACACGTCCCGGCGCGACGCATCGCAGGAGTACCCTGAGGATCGCTTCGACCACCCCGAACTGCGTGGCCGTGTGGGCGCTCACCGCGTCGTCGCCCGCCCGCGGAACACCTGGCGGTTCGTCATCGCCGGAGTCATCGGGTTCGCGCTGCTCACCGGGCTCGGCATCTTCACGGTCGAGCGCATCGGTGCGAGCCTCGGCTTGGATGAGCGCATCGGCGGTTCCAGCGACACCGCTCAGGTCGAACCAGAGCTCGACCCTGAAGCCTCGGTCGCCGTGCTGAACGGCACCGATACCCCGTACCTCGCGGAGGGGGTCGGCGAGGTCATCGGAGACGGCGACCTCGGAGTCATCGTCTTCGCGGGCAACGCCGCGGAGACCGATGTCGCGATCTCCGGCGTGTTCTACGAGGACGAGGCCGACATTCCCGCTGCGGAGGGTCTCGCGCGCGAACTCGGCGGACTCTCGATCTACCAGAGCAATGGCTACGCATCGTACGGCGCCCGTCTCGTTGTGCTCCTCGGCACCGATTACGGCGGCCCTGGCGCCGATGAGGCCACCAAGATGGAGCAGGAGTCGAGCGAGAACACGATTCCGGGGACGGAGTCGCCCGACGCGGACGCCGGAGTCGAAGCGGACGCCTCCGCCGATCTCTCCGCCGAGGTCGACGCCGGTGTCGACGCCTCGGGCGAGGTGCCGGCGCAGTAGTCCTCCGAGGTCGCCGCGAGTCGCCTCCCGCGCTTGCACTCGACGGGTGTGAGTGCCAAGATTGACTTAGCACTCGAAATGATCGAGTGCTAAGTCTGTGAGCATCGTGTCCCGGACTGGGGCACACCTGGAACGTCCGGGAGGGACGACTGTATGGCAAAGATCATTGCTTTTGATGAGGAAGCACGTCGCGGCCTTGAGCGGGGTCTGAACACCCTCGCCGATGCCGTCAGGGTGACCCTGGGGCCGCGTGGCCGCAACGTCGTGCTCGAGAAGAAGTGGGGCGCCCCCACGATCACGAACGACGGCGTCTCCATCGCCAAGGAGATCGAGCTCGAGGATCCGTACGAGAAGATCGGCGCCGAGCTCGTCAAGGAGGTCGCGAAGAAGACCGACGACGTCGCTGGTGACGGCACCACGACCGCGACCGTGCTCGCGCAGGCGCTCGTTCGCGAGGGTCTCCGCAACGTCGCTGCAGGCACCGACCCCATTGCGCTGAAGAAGGGCATCGAGAAGGCCGTCGCGGCCGTCGTCGAGAAGCTCCTCGAGAACGCGAAGGAGATCGAGACCACCGATCAGATCGCCGCGACCGCTTCGATCTCTGCCGCTGACGAGCAGATCGGTGCGCTCATCGCCGAGGCGATCGACAAGGTCGGCAAGGAGGGTGTGGTCACCGTCGAGGAGTCCAACACCTTCGGCACCGAGCTCGAGCTCACCGAGGGCATGCGCTTCGACAAGGGTTACCTGTCGGCGTACTTCGTCACCGACGCAGACCGCCAGGAGGTCGTGTTCGAGGATCCCTACATCCTCACGGTGAACAGCAAGGTCTCGAACATCAAGGACCTGCTGCCGATCGTCGACCCGGTGATCCAGTCGGGCAAGCAGCTCCTGATCATCGCTGAGGACGTCGAGGGCGAGGCGCTCGCAACGCTCGTGCTCAACAAGATCCGCGGCATCTTCAAGTCGGCCGCCGTCAAGGCTCCCGGCTTCGGCGACCGCCGCAAGGCCATGCTGCAGGACATCGCGATCCTCACGGGCGGCCAGGTCATCTCGGAAGAGGTCGGTCTCAAGCTCGAGAACGCCACGCTCGACATGCTCGGCACCGCGCGCAAGGTCATCATCACCAAGGACGAGACCACCATCGTCCAGGGCGGCGGCGAGAACGACGCGATCGAGGGCCGCGTGGCTCAGATCCGTCGCGAGATCGACAACACCGACAGCGACTACGACCGTGAGAAGCTGCAGGAGCGCCTCGCGAAGCTCGCGGGCGGCGTGGCCGTCATCAAGGCCGGTGCGGCGACCGAGGTCGAGCTGAAGGAGCGCAAGCACCGTATCGAGGACGCCGTGCGCAACGCGAAGGCAGCCGTCGACGAGGGTGTGCTCCCCGGTGGCGGTGTCGCGCTCATCCAGGCCGGCAAGGATGTCTTCGCATCGCTCGAGCTCAAGGGTGACGAGGCCGTCGGCGCGAAGATCGTGAAGACCGCGATCGAGGCTCCGCTGCGTCAGATCGCGCAGAACGCCGGCCTCGAGCCGGGCGTCGTCGCGGATCGCGTTGCGAACCTCGAGGTCGGCTACGGCCTGAACGCAGCGACCGGCGAGTACGGCGACCTGGTGGCCCAGGGCATCCTGGACCCGGCGAAGGTGACCCGCTCGGCGCTGCAGAACGCGGCATCGATCGCTGGCCTCTTCCTCACCACCGAGGCCGTCGTCGCGGACAAGCCGGAGCCCGCTGCTGCGGCACCGGCCGACCCGACGGGCGGCATGGACTTCTAAGTCCCGGTTCGGGGTCGCCGCTCGGCGAGCCCTCCACGAGCGGGGTCGCACCTTCGGGTGCGGCCCCGCTTTCGTGTTCCTGACTGCTGCGATGATCGGGCTGGCCCGCCGTCGGGCGGGCGCTGCCGACCGGAATCAGCCGCGATCGGCGCTCGCCCGTTCGTACGCCGTGACAAGGATCCGCTCGGCGCGGTGCAGATAGGCTTCGAGCGCCTCGGCGGCCTCATCGGGGCGCCCGGCCGCGAGCAGTTCGACGATGCGCGCGTTCTGATCGATGAACGGGGCATGCAGATACTCGGGGTCGTCGACGAGACCGAATGCCAATCGCACCTCCGCCGCGAGCGCGTCGGCGAAGCGGGTGAGCCGCGGGCTGTCGGCGAGCTCGATGATTGCGGAGTGGAAGAGGATGTTGGCGGTGCCGACGGTGCGCCAGTCTCCGGCTTCGCGTGCGGCGAGCGCGGTCTCGACGGCCTCGCGCATGCGCGCGACGGCGGGATGCTTCGGGAGTGCCGCGCGCAGGGCGCCGCACTCGATCAAGCGGCGCAGATGGTAGATGTCGATGATCGACATCACCGATGGCGTGGCGACGAACGCTCCGCGGTGGGGGATCTGGACGACGAGGGACTGCTCGCTGAGGATGCGGAAGGCCTCCCGGAGCGTGTTGCGCGAGACGCCGTGCGTGCGCGCGAGTTCGACTTCGGCCAGCCGCATTCCCGGCGTGAGTGCGGCGTCTGCGATGAGGGAGCGGAGTGCGGCCGCGGTTTCTTCGGCTCGTGATCGTCCGAGGGGTTCTGCCGCGGCGTCGTCGGCGGGCGAGGTCATACGGATGAGTCTATCGCCTGACGTATTCTGTTGAACGGATCGCTTGCGTTGTTGAACAATCTGTCGGAGGATGGTCGGGACGCACTGGCGTCGAGCCGGGAGACCGGCGCAGAGTGGCACCGATGAAAGGCAGCAGCAGATGAGTGAACGGAACACCGCGGTTCCGGGCCCCGAGACCGTCGCGAGCGGGGCGGTCGGGTTCGTCAGAGCACGACGCGCGTCCCTCCTGGGTGCGATCTTCATGATGGCGACCTCGGCCATCGGGCCGGGGTTCATCACGCAGACGGCGACGTTCACGGCGACGCTCGGAGCAGCCTTCGCGTTCGGAATTCTCGTGTCGATCATCATCGATTTCGTCGTGCAGGCGAACATCTGGCGCATCGTCACGGTGAGCGGGCGCCGTGCGGCAGAACTGGCGAACGCGGCGGTGCCCTTCAGCGGCTACGTACTCGCCGTGCTCGTCATATTCGGCGGTCTCGTCTTCAACATCGGCAACATTGCTGGTGCCGGCCTCGGGTTGAACGCACTGCTGGGCATCGACGCGAAGATCGGCGGCGCCATCAGCGCGGCGCTGGCGATCGTGATCTTCATCGTCAAGCGAGCCGGCGTCGTGATGGATTGGGTCATCGTCGCGTTGGGACTCGTCATGATCGTCCTGACGGTGATCGTCGCCATCGTGGCGAACCCGCCGATCGGCGAGGCGCTGACGCAGACCGTCCTTCCCGATGTGATCGACTTCGCGATGATCACCACGATCGTCGGCGGAACCGTGGGCGGCTACATCACCTACGCGGGAGCGCACAAGCTGCTCGATTCCGGCGTCGCAGGGGTCGAGCACGCCGAGCAGGTGACCCGTTCCGCGTTCACCGGCATCGCGGTCACGGGCGTGATGCGGTACGTGCTGTTCCTCGCATTTCTCGGCGTCACCGCCAGCGGCGTGACACTCGACCTCGCGGGGAACCCCGCCGGGGATGCGTTCCAGGCCGCCGCCGGCGAGATCGGTCTCCGCGCGTTCGGCCTGGTGCTCTGGGCCGCCGGCATCTCGAGCGTCATCGGCGCCGCGTTCACCTCGGTGTCGTTCACCACCGTCTTCAGTCGACGCATCGATCTGAGAGTGCGGTCGTGGATCACGGTGGGCTTCATCCTCGTCGGTCTGACCGTGTACCTGATCCTCGGAACCACGCCCGTCGCGCTCCTCGTCTTCGCCGGTGGATTCAACGGCCTGATCCTGCCGATCGGCTTCACGATCTTCATGTACATCGGGTGGTTCCGCCGTGATCTGCTGCACGGATACCGGGTGCCGAAGTGGCTGCTGATCTCGGGAACCATCGTCACGGTGCTGACGTGGTACATGGGAGTCATGTCGTTCAGCGGTATCTTCGCCTTCTTGGCGGCGTGAACCGATCCTGCACCATCCACGAGAGAAAGGCCGGACCATGAGCATCGATCTGAACAGCGATCTCGGCGAGCACTTCGGTGCCTGGACGCTCGGCGACGACGCCGCGATGCTGGAGATCGTCACCAGTGCGAACGTCGCCTGCGGGTTCCACGCGGGGGATCCCCGCTCGATCCTGGAGACGCTTCGCGGCGCTGTCGAGCGCGGGGTGGCCGTGGGTGCGCACGTTGCGTACCCCGATCTCGTCGGCTTCGGCCGCAGGCCCATGGACGTGAGCGACGCCGAGCTCGAGGCCGATGTGATCTATCAGATCGGCGCGCTTCAGGCGCTCGCGAGGGTCGCCGGTACCGAGGTCTCCTACGTGAAGCCGCACGGAGCGCTGTACAACACCATCGCGCGGGATGAGCGTCAGGCAGCAGCGGTCATCCGTGCGATCCGCGCTGTCGACTCCGGCCTGCCGCTCGTGTGTCTCGCCGGCTCGCCGCTGGTCGAGTGGGCGGAGGCCGCCGGGCTCCGGGCCGTGCCTGAGGCCTTCGCGGATCGGGCATATGAGCCGAACGGGGCCCTCGTCTCGCGGCGGGAGGCCGGCGCGGTGATCCATGATCCCGAGCAGGTGGCGGAGCGTATGGTCCGCTTGGCGCGCGAGGGAGTGATCGAGGCGAGGGACGGGACGGAGGTCGCCGTTCCCGCCGCATCGATCTGCGTGCACGGCGACAGTCCGGGGGCGGTCGAGATCGCTGCCACCGTCCGCACCGCACTGCTCGATGCCGGGGAGGAGCTCGCTCCGTTCACGGTCGGTCGTCAGATGCATCGGAGCGAATCTTGAGCGCGGCTCACGCGGGGGACTCGTCGGGCGACACGGCAGTGGACGCGCCTCCGGCCGACTTCGACGTGCGACCCGCCGGTGACGGCGCGGTGCTCGTTGACTGCGGTGACCTCGGTGCCGCCCTCGCGATGCACGAAGCACTGTCCCGGGCTTGGGGGGACGGCGCCCTGCGCATCGATGAACTCGTGCCGGCCGCCCGGACGGTGCTCGTGCGCGGGCGCGACGCGGCGGATCACGTCGCGGGTCGCGCCCGGATCCCGTTCGCGGAGATCTGGTCGGCTCACGCCGGCAGCACGGCACGCGCGGCGGCACCCGAGACCCCCGTCGAGGTTCCGGTCGTCTACGACGGTGCCGACCTCGACGAGGTGGCGCAGCTGACCGGGCTCACGGCTGCGGAGGTGATCGAGCGCCACCAGGCGGCCGAGTACACCGTTGCGTTCACCGGCTTCGCGCCCGGCTTCGCGTACATCGCCGGAGGCGATCCGGCCCTGCAGGTGCCGCGCCGCTCGTCGCCGCGGGCAAGGATCCCCGCCGGTTCGGTTGGGCTCGCCGGTCCGTTCAGCGGGGTGTACCCCCGCGAGAGTCCGGGCGGGTGGCAGCTCATCGGGCGCACCGAGGTGCCGATGTGGGACCTCGATAGGGATCCCCCCGCGCTCCTGCAGCCGGGCACGCGGGTGCGCTTCGTCGCGGCCGACCGCGCCGCCGACGACGACACGGACAGCGCTGACAGTGCCGGGAGCCCGCTGACCGGACCCGTGGCTCTGACGGTGCGCGACGCCGGGCTGCAGT
It encodes the following:
- a CDS encoding HtaA domain-containing protein; translated protein: MPRADRGDIASSGKRRIRGVLGAALASVLAAGAALVATPFAYAAPADGTVAGATLDWGVKQSFRSYLFGPIAHGAYELLGNTTASAENLRPAAEHLSWSGGTGTAATDGSTADVSFGVGNGVHFTGHEMTVDGVTAPALDMQFTNPRVEVTSATEGTLYLDVKSRKFEGMTSISQEFFEESDVPFATLNLADPGADGATFTWSAAPATLTDQGGAAFGGFYEAGAELDPVTFTLPIKAVDDGAVEPGDGSADPGDGVADGDGSADPDDGSTDPGDGSSDPGDDSSDPDGEADGAVGTTTTVTAAKAKITEGDELRIRAAVTPREAVGSVQFAFGQEKLGNPVEVAGGAAGLTTSALPEGTHQITATFVPKDPKAFAESTSDPDEVVVGKKQEGPVETIVEAATLDWGVKASFRSYLQGPIAHGTIDLLGATTSDDENMRPKDREFHWTGGAGEAMSDGSSADVTFGAEDGVAFTGHEMTVDGTTAPALDMRFTKPRVKFTASGEGTLYLDVKSREFTSMTEISDKFFEAENVSFAKLDLSAPQVHGTTYTWSEAEATLTEQGAEAFGGFYDAGVELDPVTFTADLGESTGPVPTPKSTKTTLSASRDSIVEGNEVTLTAAVAPAAVQGTVQFTHGTQSLGTSDVKNGKASVKTRALPVGEQTITATFTPTDSRAYQRSTGTTLISVGQKGSGTIGTMSWGVKESFQKYVTGPIAHGSVSARAGASQKSKGDPFVFRQVEKSNWNSSTGRGTVEYAGAVQFTGHEMEGGHALNLTFLNPRITVTSATTAQLIFDVKGLKFEGMDQVGGALDMKNVVMANVKLGSPQQSGGTATWSNASATLTKQGAEAFGGFYEAGVALDPVTFTVGENDPNLEKAGAETPQTPKASKQGPAARAAGAAGGGGSAGSLTWGVSKYFADYTSKKSGSGCPTPSKHCAGGSIETTGVGSGWLFPQAEGSSWDKSSQTGTVKFSGIVSFKGYGMTMFQVANPSITVNSASSATLHTGNTTSYGKSSYSLDLSSASKAVGPNGEVTWSNVPVRGSLMGISASQTIGFDDLTFTVGDPSRVSYGATQDGGDKKQYTAAATPPTTEGLEILTPEDKIREGGRIEAQASGFEPEDEGVLVVLYTDPVQGEPIVLDDEATADESGVVKWSGTLPKQGTGNHVLTLQGSSDAGAKITILDAAENSSAQAVGAAAADGSNAGGGPLPDLLRAAGLAPWEWWVSAGSMVAIAACTSVLVVRQRRELAGMPAPAPA
- a CDS encoding HtaA domain-containing protein translates to MISRPVSRIGGALLGASFAVALAAVPTAASAVPHVAQEAAAGCEVSGGTLSWGLKESFRSYISGTIANGSWETSSGAGYETPNFQWGDASGSIEPETGTGAVSFTGTVHFTGHDGVLDLTLANPTIEFEGDGKAALLLDAKSTDMEGEVAVDEEQEWVGDLTVQSQVVPSDDALELADMPAELTNSGAGAFVGFYEAGAELDPVSVSLEFSGCDAATVSAPTEPAAGQDDAGQDDTETQAVVAPAPAIPWLPIGIGGVALLVIGFTVGMLVGGRKPKPQPQSQPRQTPAPEGEER
- a CDS encoding hemin ABC transporter substrate-binding protein; this translates as MTMRSRSRTLGRLRGRHRAAAGVAGALAAALVLVGCSGSPQGTPNTAGGSQQPLSALDVLDDPRSYEGPSTAVLPDSAIEPISDSPEQQLPSTVTSQVQGGGEEQVTVESTDRVVALDLAGSIAASAWALGFGETLVGKDQSTTFPGTEDIDTVTSGGHTVNAEAVIGLKPDVVITDGTIGPRDVIEQLRDVGITVVFVENDPSFEGAESLVQQVAAVYGAEAAGAQLAERIGDEVDAKIAEIAEMVPAAEGDRVRILFLYLRGNAGVYYMFGSESGADQLIQALGGVDVAGELGWTGMKPMTDEALVSANPDLILTMTGGIESVGGVDGLVQEKPAIAVTAAGEHRRVVDMDDGAVLSFGPRSAEVIDALARAIYAPASGSEAP
- a CDS encoding FecCD family ABC transporter permease, which gives rise to MTDLAARAPQRPVKRSGRGAWVVVVTSVLLVVGVLLSAGLGQLPIGPAEVVGSILKAIGIDNAWAPHDRLIEQTLWQIRFPRVMMSLLVGAALAVAGGVMQAIFGNPLAEPGVVGVSSGAALGAAGAITFGLSVFGGWTIAAFAFLGGLAATLVVYATARAQGRTEVVTLLLTGIAVNAFAGAGLALIMFAGDTASREQIVFWQLGSINGSRWNEVAIVAIVGVVAAAVSLKLAPQYDLLSLGDRTASHLGVKVERLRIWSVVLVALLTGVGVAFVGIIAFVGLVVPHLVRMILGPAHRWLLICSIIGGATLLVYADLLARTIVPSADLPIGMLTSLVGGPFFYWLIRRNRRRAGGWA